GTGGAAGCTTGGTTAAAAGAACGTGCCTTTGATCCTAAGAATTTCGTTTTGGAATAGGTTTCGTTTCTCTATAAAGTTCGTAGCGAGTTGAGGGTGGAAAATTTGAACACTATTCCTTTATTGCTCTGCACAGGTTGCTACCTATCTTAACCGCCATGATAAAAATTGGCGTCATCAATGTGTCGGATCGGGCGAGTCAGGGGATCTATGAAGACATCCCGGGGAAGGAAGCGGTTCGCTTGTTGCGGAAATATCTAACATCGGACTTCGAGCCGGTCTATAGGGTGATTCCTGACGAACAGGATCAACTTGAAGAGACGATGAAGTTTCTGGCAGATGAAGCAGGTTGTTGCCTGGTGATCACTACCGGCGGCACCGGCCCTGCCGTCCGCGATGTCACGCCGGAAGCGACGGAGGCCGTTTGTGAGAAAATGCTTCCCGGTTTTGGCGAGGCTATGCGGATGGAATCGCTGAAAATTGTGCCGACGGCTATTCTCTCTCGTCAAACGGCGGGGACACGTGGCCGCTGTTTGATAGTGAATCTACCGGGGAAACCCAAGGCGATCGAAGAGTGCCTGCAGATCATTTTTCCGGCGATCCCTTACTGTATTGATTTGTTGGGTGGTCCGCATCTCGAGTCGGATCCATCGGTGATGAAGATATTCAGACCCAAAGCCAAGTGAGGGGCGTTCCTCACCGGATGGGTGCAAGGAAGTGGGGGGAGATAGTTTTTTGTTTGGGGTTCTTTTTCCAGGAGGTGAATCTTTGGTGATACAGGTGCCCCAATCCTTGGCCCGATTTGCCGAGTGGGTCTCATTTGCAATCGAACTGTAGGAGCGGCTTTACGCCGCGATTTTAGTAGACCGTTCAATAATTAGAGATCTGCTCGATGTTCTAAAATTCCAGGTAGTGGTAATCCTGATTTGTCACGATTCCTCTCCACCTACATGTCCCAAAGCAATCGCGAGATAAACTCGCTCCTACAGTTCAGTGAATCGCACCTATTCGGTGGAGCGACCTTCCCACTACGCCTTGCAGGCTTCGAGGGACACCGTGGTCGCGATCCGTAGACAAAGA
The sequence above is a segment of the Verrucomicrobiota bacterium genome. Coding sequences within it:
- the mog gene encoding molybdopterin adenylyltransferase, with product MIKIGVINVSDRASQGIYEDIPGKEAVRLLRKYLTSDFEPVYRVIPDEQDQLEETMKFLADEAGCCLVITTGGTGPAVRDVTPEATEAVCEKMLPGFGEAMRMESLKIVPTAILSRQTAGTRGRCLIVNLPGKPKAIEECLQIIFPAIPYCIDLLGGPHLESDPSVMKIFRPKAK